The following proteins are encoded in a genomic region of Nicotiana sylvestris chromosome 4, ASM39365v2, whole genome shotgun sequence:
- the LOC138890143 gene encoding uncharacterized protein: MAIDMNIQELLVIRDSDLLIYQHVPRIQNEFTDALATLSSMIQHLDKNFIDPIPVKIHDQQAYCSHVEEEADRKPWFHDIKKYLAKEEYPELANPTQKCTLRRLSNNFFHSRGIRIGGILI, translated from the exons atggccattgacatgaacattcaagagctgcTTGTGATtagagattcagacttacttatataTCAG catgttcccagaatccagaatgagttcaccgatgcattggctaccctatcatctatgatacaacatctagacaagaatttcattgatcccattccagtgaaaatccatgATCAGCAAGCTTACTGttcccatgttgaagaagaagcagacagaaagccttggtttcatgatatcaagaaatatttggcaaaagaagagtacccggagcttgcaaatcctactcagaaatgcacactccggagattgtccaacaacttctttcatagcagaGGAATCCGTATAGGAGGAATATTGATTTAG